ACTAGAAGAAAAAGTTGATGAAGACATCATTGGAGGATACATCCTTCAAATTGGAGACCAAAGAATTAACAATAGTTTGGCAAACCAGTTATCATCACTAAAAAGAGAATTTGAATTAAAAACCCTTAGTTAAAGAGTTGTAATATGTCTAAGTTGAACCCGGCAGAAGTATCTGCCATCCTCAGAGAGCAATTGGCCGGAACAAAGAGCCAAGCTGAATTAGAAGAAGTAGGTACTGTACTAAACGTGGGAGACGGTATTGCGCGTTTGTATGGATTATCTAATGTGCAATATGGTGAGCTGATCGAATTCGAATCAGGATTACAAGGTATCACCCTAAACTTGGAAGAAGACAACGTAGGGGTTGTACTTCTAGGATCTTCAAAAGAAGTAAAAGAAGGAGACGTTGCCAAACGTACAAATACGATCGCCTCTGTACAAGCAGGTGAAGGATTAGTAGGACGTGTAGTAGATACACTTGGTAACCCAATTGATGGTAAAGGACCTATCCAAGGTGAAACTTTCGAAATGCCTTTAGAAAGAACAGCACCTGGAGTTATCTACCGTCAACCAGTAGATGAACCAATGCAAACAGGGATTAAGTCAATTGACTCAATGATTCCTATCGGACGTGGACAGCGTGAACTGATCATCGGTGACCGTCAGACAGGGAAAACTACTGTTGCAATTGATACCATCATCAATCAAAAAGAATTTTACGATAGAGGAGAAACAGTTTTCTGTATCTATGTAGCTATCGGACAAAAGGCTTCTACAGTAGCCAATATTGTTAAAACACTTGAAGATGCTGGAGCAATGGCTTATACAGTTGTTGTTGCCGCAAATGCATCTGACCCTGCACCAATGCAATTCTACGCTCCATTTGCAGGAGTTGCTATCGGTGAATATTTCCGTGATACAGGACGTCCAGGATTAATCGTTTATGATGATCTATCTAAACAAGCCGTAGCTTACCGTGAGGTATCTTTGCTACTTCGTCGTCCACCAGGTCGTGAGGCTTATCCAGGAGATGTATTCTTCCTTCACTCAAGACTTCTTGAGCGTGCTGCAAAATTGAATGATTCAGACGAAATTGCTGCACAAATGAACGACCTTCCAGAATCTTTGAAAGGACACGTAAAAGGAGGAGGATCGCTAACAGCACTTCCAATTATCGAAACACAAGCTGGAGACGTTTCCGCTTATATTCCTACAAACGTAATTTCAATTACCGATGGACAGATTTTCTTAGAATCTGATTTATTCAACTCTGGTGTTCGTCCAGCGATTAACGTTGGTATCTCGGTATCTCGTGTAGGAGGTTCTGCACAGATTAAACCAATGAAGAAAGTATCAGGAACATTAAAGCTTGACCAAGCACAGTTCCGTGAGCTTGAGGCTTTCGCAAAATTTGGATCTGATCTTGATGCTGCTACGCTAAAAGTTATCGAAAAAGGTAAGAGAAACGTAGAAATCTTGAAGCAACCGCAAAATGCTCCACTTCCTGTAGAAGAGCAAATTGCAATTATCTATCTTGGAACAAAAGATATGCTTAGAGATGTACCAGTAAATAAGGTAAAAGAATTTGAAGCTGAGTACCTAGAGTACATGAGAAACAAGCATGGAGATACCCTTCAAGCATTAAAAGCTGGAAAATACAACGATGATTTATTGGATGTATTATCTTCAGCAGCAGCAGAATTGACCGCTAAGTACAAAGCTTAATAATATTTCAGTAGGACTTCCCAAAAGATCTATTTGGGAAGTTTTGCTGGTTTTGAGACCATAAAACTCAAAAAATACTATGGCAAATTTAAAAGAACTAAGAACCCGAATAGGATCCGTACAATCAACAATGCAGATTACCTCTGCCATGAAAATGGTATCGGCTGCAAAATTGAAACGTGCCCAAGATGCTATCACACAAATGCGACCTTATGCCGATAAACTAAAAGAATTACTCGAAAATTTGAGTGCTTCTTTAGGGAGTTCAGCAGACGGAAAATACTCTGAAAAAAGAGATATTAAAAAAGTATTGTTGATCGTAGTTTCTTCAAATCGTGGTCTGTGTGGAGCATTTAACACACGTATCACAAAAGAATTAACACGTGCTCGCAAAGAGGAGTATCCGAATGCAGATGTAAGTGTTTTGCCTATTGGTAAAAAAGTGGTAGAATTCGCCGAAAGAAGAGAAATGAATCTTTTTGATTCAAACATCAGTATATTCGATAACCTTACTTTTGACGCTTCAGCAGCGTATTCTCAAAAAGTAATGGATGCATTTGTAAACGAAGAATTTGATCGTGTAGATATTATCTATAGTAAATTCTACAATGCAGGAAGACAAGATGTTATTTTCGAACAATTCTTACCCGTAAAACCCATCGAAAGTGATGAAACAAGCGCTGTAGATTATGGTTATGAGCCTTCTAAAGAAGAAATCATTACCGATTTGATTCCTAAGTCTCTAAAAATGCAAGTTTTTAAAGCACTATTAGATTCTCATGCCTCTGAGCATGGAGCACGTATGACAGCTATGCACAAAGCAACTGACAACGCTACAGCTCTTCGAGATGACCTTAAACTACAATATAACCGTCAGCGTCAAGCTGCAATTACCAACGAAATCCTTGAGATTGTTGGTGGAGCAGAAGCTCTTGGATAAGGTTCTATTTGTATTCAAATAAAAAAAAGTCAGCAATTTTGCTGACTTTTTTTGTTGTATAAATAATTGATTTTTAGCAATATTTTGCCAAACTCAAAATCCAGAATTATCTTTCAAAAGTCATACTCACTTTTTCTCCTTCAATACTTCCAGTTATTTCAAGTTCGTCTTTTTCGATACTGAAATCTAATAGCTCAGGTCCATCACCATCATCGATAGTTAATTTAGTTTCGTCATCATTCATTTTCCAAGTTCCAAATTCTTTAGAACTATCGCAATCCTTATCATTTGATTCTCCATCATAGTTGATTGCCTCCAAACTACCACCTTCTTTAAAAGTCCAGCTCGATTTTTTCATACAATCATTAACTTCTATACTAATAGTGTTAACTGAAATTGTTCTCAAATACCAAGTATCTACAATTTCTTCAGAAAGATCCTTATTACAGGAAACAAGGCTGAATAATAACATCAGTGATGTAGTAAAAAATAATTTCTTCATATTATATAATTTTAGTTGAGTACCGTAAATCTACAACAATATTTCAATTCAATATATTTCCCCCAAAAAAACAATCACAGATTTCTAATAAAATAGATCTAATAGATAGCAACACTCCTCAGCTTAATCATTGCAAGATTAAAGGATTAAAGAAACGATTAAATAATAACAATAATTAAAATGTTTTATTCGGGAATTTTAGAACGAATTGGCAGCTGCTACTCCACTCTTTTATACGTATAATGAATAGAATCTCCTAAATGTGTTTGCCAGAGTTCCAATTGCTCCTCTGCTATCATTAGTCCATGTTTATTAGGTATCATGGAATCTTGAAGTGAGTTATAAGATAAGGAAAGAATACTTTCCTGATCATCGAGAATCCATTTTCCAGAATTATTCTGTCCCAAACAATTGCCATTTTCGGTTTTGAAAGAATTATAGGTTAGATTTCCATTTTCATAAAAAGTAATCTTAGATTTCTTGACACAATTACTTAGAGGAATTTCAGATTCTAAATGATAAATTCTATCCATTTTCCAGGTACCAATAAGTTGATGAGACACTGAATCGTTTGTATCGCAGGCATGGAACAATAAAGTACTCATACTAACTAATAGAAAAGAGAATGTCTTTTTCATTGCTATAATTTTTTTGAGATTCTACTTTTCAAAGTTAATCACAAGCATTATCAAGCAGATAAATAGACAGTTATCAAAAGTTGTAGCGAATTAATTTTTTATAAAATTAACGGAATTACATCATTTCTCACATTAAATATTGGCTCTTATGGCATCAAGTGCTTCGTTAAGATGACCGAGCGCTTTTGAACAGACATTAGACTCTAGTCCGTGAAGTTCATCTAAAGGCTGTTGAATTTTGTCTAATAAATCCAGACCTTTTTGAGTGATGGTTAGATCTACTTTCCGACGATTTTCAAGGTTATTTTCTCTTTCGACAATTTCCAAGTTTACCATCTTATCTAACAATCTTGTAAGATCAGAAGTTTTATCAATCAATACTTCTCTGATATCAGAAGGTGTTGCTGATTTTGGGTAACGCCCTCTGAGAATTCTCAAAACATTATAATGCTGATTATTAATCTGATAAGGCTTAAGGATTAAAAGGGTTCTTTTTTCCAAAACTTTGGCGGTATAAAAAATATTGACAATCGTTTTTTCGTTTATATCAGTAAAATCCTTACTCATTTTGAGTTCCTTAAACAATTCCATAAGCGCAAGTTTGTGTTTTATTTGTGACAACAAATATAAAAAAATGATTCGAAGTCCCCAAATTAATCTAAGTTAGATTCTAATAATTATACCGATTACTTGCTAAAATTACCCACTTATTTCACTGCGTTCATAACTGGCTTTTAGCAATGCATCAGCATTATACCTATGAGTAAAATAACAACGTATATGGTATTACTTGTTATAATTATTGAGTAAAAATAAAAAAACCGAGTATCTACATCTAGTAAATACTCGGCACTCTATATTTATACTATTTATTATCGTTACAGATAATTTAATTTTCTTTTACAACATAGTACTTGGACATACATATTCAGAAACAGGAGCTTCGGCTTCCATTAGTGCTTCAAATCCTCCCTTGATATTTACCAAGTTATCAAACCCTTTTGATTTGTAAATAGACATAGCAATCATAGAACGATAACCACTCACACAGTGAACATGAAATGTTTTATCTTTAGCTACCTTTTCAAAATTACTGTTCACAAAGTCTAAAGGATTATTTAAAATCTGATCTGAAACAAGACGTTGCGAATAGAATTCAGATTCTTTTCTTACATCTAAGATATTGATTTTCTCTAAATCTTCAATCACCTCTTTAGCATCAACTTCGTTAAAGCGTCCAACAGTTTTACCAGCATCTTCCCATGCTTTTAAACCACCTTTCAGGAATCCTTGTGCTTGATCATAGCCTACACGAGCAAGTCTTCTTACAACTTCTTCTTCACGACCTTCATCTGCAATGATGATCATTTTCTGCTCAATATTTGGAATTAAAGCACCTACCCAAGGAGCAAAATTTCCTTCAATACCGATAAACCACGAATTTGGAACATGTCCTACGGCAAATTCTTGCTCAGTACGTGTATCAACCACTAAAGCACCTTCCGCTTGAAGTTTTTCTACATCATTTGCCGATAATTCTTGTAAACCACGTGCCATTACTGCGTCCACAGACTCATAACCCATTTTGTTCATCACGGCATTCTTTGGGAAATATTGTGGTGGAGCCACAAGACCTGTTAATACTTCCTCTACAAATTCCCCTTCTCCCATATCTGGACGAAGTGCATAGTTTGTTTTCTTTTGATTCCCTAGAGTATCTACTGTTTCCTCAGAAAGATTTTTTCCGCATGCAGAACCTGCACCATGACCTGGGTAAACAATTACCTCGTCCGCCAAAGGCATTATTTTAGTTCTTAGCGAATGATATAGGTGACGTGCCAAATCTGCTTGAGAAAGATCTGTTTTCACTGCCAAATCTGGTCTTCCTACATCTCCTAAGAAAAGGGTATCTCCAGAAAACAGTGCATGATCATTTCCGTTTTCATCTATCAATAAAAATGACGAAGACTCCATCGTATGTCCTGGAGTGTGCAATACTTTTATTGTTATATTTCCTATTTTAAATTCTTGATTATCTTCAGCTACTAGAATATCATATTCGGCACTAGCAGTAGGTCCAAAAACGATATCAGCTCCTGTTTTCTTTGCCAAATCAACATGACCAGAAACAAAATCAGCATGAAAATGTGTTTCAAAAATATATTTGATTTTTGCACCGTTTTTTTCTGCAAGCTCTGTATATGGTTTTGTTTCTCTTAATGGATCAATAATTGCCGCTTCTCCATTAGATTCGATATAATAGGCTGCTTCAGCCAAACAATCTGTATAAAGTTGTTCTATTTTCATTTTCTGGTAAGTTTTTTTGTTCTGATGCAAAATTCCATCATCCGAATTATTTTCATGGTGCTAATAATCACCTTGCTATTTACCAGTATTTTAGTAAAAAGAATCGGATGTTTTAGATAGGTACATCATCATTTTGTTCAACACTCAGTTGTGGTTCCTTAAAATGACTCCCAATTTGTTTCATTTTTGAAAATCAAAACATTAGACCACGACTATGGTATAAAATTATTGAAATTTCAACTAAAAAACGATATGTTTTCAAACTGATTGTTCTCAAAAGTATGTTTTATCACCTAAATTTTACACTCGTTTTCAGTTTATCTTAATCAAAATCTTTTTTCTTTATGAGTTAAGACATTAAAGCGTTCGGAAATATTCGAGCACAGCACGAGCTTGTTTTTCAGTTAAATTTTGATTTGCCATCGGGGCTCCATTGAATTCCATCAATAATCTTTTTGCCAAATCATCTTTCTGTACCATTTCATTGGGATTCAGAATCATATTCATGATCCACTCTGGAGTGCGTCTTTTGGTAATATCTTTTACCATTGGACCAATAAAGCGTTTATCTGTTTTGTGACAAGCTGCACACATTCTAGCGAAGATTTTCTCTCCTTCTTTTGCCATTTTTTGATCCACAGTTTCAGGTAATTTCAAAGAACTAATAGGTCCTACTCCTTTACTCACCATGTCCACCGTTTTGGAGGCGGGTATTGTTTTGGTTACCGATTTTTTCTTTGGAGCTTTTTTCTTGGTCTTAGACTTCGGAATCTTTCTCTTTTCTTTCTTAGGTGCATCAGAGCCTCCGCATGAAATCATTAAAAAAGAAGCGAAGATAAATAAGAGTGTTGGGATATTTCTCATGTTTTTTTATTCAAAAATATTATCATTGCATGAAATCATCCATGACAAAAGTCATAACAAAAGAGCTTAATATCTTCTATTTTTATTAAAACAAGGAAATATGTTTTCAAATTCATTAAAATATTCGCTTAGAGCCATTTCTTTTCTCTCCAAAAATGAAGAGGTAGGTAAAATAGGATTACAAAAACTATCAGAAAATGTTGATGTACCCAATGCATATTTGGGTAAAATCATGCAAAAGCTCGTAAAGAATGATTTCGTTAGCTCTGCCAAAGGCCCAAGGGGTGGATTTTATTTAACTAGAGAAAATAGAAATACTCCTGTCATGCGACTTATTTATTTTTTCGAAGGAGATGATTTTGCAAAAAATTGTGTGTTAAACTTTGATCAATGTAATTTAGAGAATCCTTGCCCGCTACATCATATTTATGTTCCTTTTAGTGAAAAATTAAAAAAGAAATTGTCTGAACTAAAGCTGGAAGATTTGAAAAATGGAGATGCTTTTCCGATTCTAAAGTAATCATAAATAAAATAGGCTACCCATTTCATATTTGGATAGCCTATTTTTTTTCTAAATCAATATGTCATTAATCTTTGATATACTCATTCAACTCATCAATACTTGATTCATAAGTAAAAGCATTGTTGATTTTGTAGTAGTTATCTTGATCATAGGTGTAATCATAAGCGAATTTTGCAAATTCTAGCTTCGTTGACTCATAGGTAAATAACTTAGTAAGTGATAAAACCTGATTTGAAAACAGACAGTTTTTCTCCAAGATTTGCTTGGCAATAGTCATTTTACTACTTTCAAATGTCTTACTTCTTATCGTTCTTTTAATATCTCTAAATTTTCCTTCTGTCATTGGCCAAGGGCATCCTATTGCTCCATGATATCCTTCCATAACAAAGTGATCTGCTTTTGGCTTTTTATCCACCTGCTTATTTTCATTGATCACATTTACATTGATATTGATATTGTTGTTGTTGACATTAGAATTGTTATTGGTTACAAAATCGCCACCATTTTCTACTTCTTTTTCATCATACCAATCATAAGTTTTCCCTTGATTAGGCGTTCTAAAGTTTCCTATTTTTCCTTCAGCCATCAAAACAAGTTTCATTTTTCCTTGTTTTTCTTTTAATAGAAATAAGTAGTGTTTTCCTTTACTTGGCAAATCCAGTACTTCATCAAGGTTTGGATATTGTCTTTTCTTAAACAATAAAGTCAGGTGATTATTTTTAGTTTTAATCCCTTTCACGGTCATTGATGAATGAGCTTGCGGATTTACGATTCGGTCATTAAGAATCATTTTAAATTTGGCTTGCGTACCCGAAATAACTGTTATTTGATTGCTTTGAGCAAAAACATTAAGTCCCACAAAGACCATCAAAAAAGTAAATAAAAGTGCTTTTTTCATAATAAATCATTTGTTTTAAAAATGGAGTTTTTCAAAATTGATACCAAAATACGATTTAAAGCTCAAAGCTTGTAATACATATTGCCAAAAAGAATTTAGAATATTTCTTTTCATGAAACCTGTTTGGCACAAAAAAACCGCTTTCTGATACTTCAGAAAACGGTTTCGTCTATTGTGTAGTTGGAATGCTATTAAATCCCAAATTCTGATTGAATCGCCTCTACAAAGTCTAATTTCTCCCATGTAAAGAAACTTGCTTTTTTGGTTTCAAAAGTATTTGGTGAAACTTCAATACTTACTTCTTTTTCAAAAGGTTCTCTTCCGAAATGACCGTATTTAGCC
The sequence above is a segment of the Flavobacteriales bacterium genome. Coding sequences within it:
- the atpA gene encoding F0F1 ATP synthase subunit alpha, coding for MSKLNPAEVSAILREQLAGTKSQAELEEVGTVLNVGDGIARLYGLSNVQYGELIEFESGLQGITLNLEEDNVGVVLLGSSKEVKEGDVAKRTNTIASVQAGEGLVGRVVDTLGNPIDGKGPIQGETFEMPLERTAPGVIYRQPVDEPMQTGIKSIDSMIPIGRGQRELIIGDRQTGKTTVAIDTIINQKEFYDRGETVFCIYVAIGQKASTVANIVKTLEDAGAMAYTVVVAANASDPAPMQFYAPFAGVAIGEYFRDTGRPGLIVYDDLSKQAVAYREVSLLLRRPPGREAYPGDVFFLHSRLLERAAKLNDSDEIAAQMNDLPESLKGHVKGGGSLTALPIIETQAGDVSAYIPTNVISITDGQIFLESDLFNSGVRPAINVGISVSRVGGSAQIKPMKKVSGTLKLDQAQFRELEAFAKFGSDLDAATLKVIEKGKRNVEILKQPQNAPLPVEEQIAIIYLGTKDMLRDVPVNKVKEFEAEYLEYMRNKHGDTLQALKAGKYNDDLLDVLSSAAAELTAKYKA
- the atpG gene encoding ATP synthase F1 subunit gamma, coding for MANLKELRTRIGSVQSTMQITSAMKMVSAAKLKRAQDAITQMRPYADKLKELLENLSASLGSSADGKYSEKRDIKKVLLIVVSSNRGLCGAFNTRITKELTRARKEEYPNADVSVLPIGKKVVEFAERREMNLFDSNISIFDNLTFDASAAYSQKVMDAFVNEEFDRVDIIYSKFYNAGRQDVIFEQFLPVKPIESDETSAVDYGYEPSKEEIITDLIPKSLKMQVFKALLDSHASEHGARMTAMHKATDNATALRDDLKLQYNRQRQAAITNEILEIVGGAEALG
- a CDS encoding lipocalin family protein, giving the protein MKKLFFTTSLMLLFSLVSCNKDLSEEIVDTWYLRTISVNTISIEVNDCMKKSSWTFKEGGSLEAINYDGESNDKDCDSSKEFGTWKMNDDETKLTIDDGDGPELLDFSIEKDELEITGSIEGEKVSMTFER
- a CDS encoding lipocalin family protein, with translation MKKTFSFLLVSMSTLLFHACDTNDSVSHQLIGTWKMDRIYHLESEIPLSNCVKKSKITFYENGNLTYNSFKTENGNCLGQNNSGKWILDDQESILSLSYNSLQDSMIPNKHGLMIAEEQLELWQTHLGDSIHYTYKRVE
- a CDS encoding winged helix DNA-binding protein, with protein sequence MELFKELKMSKDFTDINEKTIVNIFYTAKVLEKRTLLILKPYQINNQHYNVLRILRGRYPKSATPSDIREVLIDKTSDLTRLLDKMVNLEIVERENNLENRRKVDLTITQKGLDLLDKIQQPLDELHGLESNVCSKALGHLNEALDAIRANI
- a CDS encoding rhodanese-like domain-containing protein → MKIEQLYTDCLAEAAYYIESNGEAAIIDPLRETKPYTELAEKNGAKIKYIFETHFHADFVSGHVDLAKKTGADIVFGPTASAEYDILVAEDNQEFKIGNITIKVLHTPGHTMESSSFLLIDENGNDHALFSGDTLFLGDVGRPDLAVKTDLSQADLARHLYHSLRTKIMPLADEVIVYPGHGAGSACGKNLSEETVDTLGNQKKTNYALRPDMGEGEFVEEVLTGLVAPPQYFPKNAVMNKMGYESVDAVMARGLQELSANDVEKLQAEGALVVDTRTEQEFAVGHVPNSWFIGIEGNFAPWVGALIPNIEQKMIIIADEGREEEVVRRLARVGYDQAQGFLKGGLKAWEDAGKTVGRFNEVDAKEVIEDLEKINILDVRKESEFYSQRLVSDQILNNPLDFVNSNFEKVAKDKTFHVHCVSGYRSMIAMSIYKSKGFDNLVNIKGGFEALMEAEAPVSEYVCPSTML
- a CDS encoding cytochrome c, which gives rise to MRNIPTLLFIFASFLMISCGGSDAPKKEKRKIPKSKTKKKAPKKKSVTKTIPASKTVDMVSKGVGPISSLKLPETVDQKMAKEGEKIFARMCAACHKTDKRFIGPMVKDITKRRTPEWIMNMILNPNEMVQKDDLAKRLLMEFNGAPMANQNLTEKQARAVLEYFRTL
- a CDS encoding Rrf2 family transcriptional regulator; translation: MFSNSLKYSLRAISFLSKNEEVGKIGLQKLSENVDVPNAYLGKIMQKLVKNDFVSSAKGPRGGFYLTRENRNTPVMRLIYFFEGDDFAKNCVLNFDQCNLENPCPLHHIYVPFSEKLKKKLSELKLEDLKNGDAFPILK
- a CDS encoding DUF4476 domain-containing protein — translated: MKKALLFTFLMVFVGLNVFAQSNQITVISGTQAKFKMILNDRIVNPQAHSSMTVKGIKTKNNHLTLLFKKRQYPNLDEVLDLPSKGKHYLFLLKEKQGKMKLVLMAEGKIGNFRTPNQGKTYDWYDEKEVENGGDFVTNNNSNVNNNNININVNVINENKQVDKKPKADHFVMEGYHGAIGCPWPMTEGKFRDIKRTIRSKTFESSKMTIAKQILEKNCLFSNQVLSLTKLFTYESTKLEFAKFAYDYTYDQDNYYKINNAFTYESSIDELNEYIKD